A genomic stretch from Spirochaetota bacterium includes:
- a CDS encoding glycoside hydrolase family 27 protein has product MNRTSAKSEAVDHRTKLAPAAPWDKGRPVINGPDVYGASPGKEFLYLIPTVGERPISFSAEGLPAGLSVEQGSGQIKGKAEKKGEYGVSLKAENRHGTCAKKLTLIINDNALALTPPMGWNSWNCFRSDIDDGRIRTIADCMVSSGLAARGYSYVNMDSGWQSEKRGGMYNSIMPKDGFPDMKALCGHIHSLGLKAGIYSGPYTIPWGTDGAGSSSGLWDTNHAMFQDKFIGLVKHEAEDVRQWADWGFDYCKYDWNITDMCTAERMSRELKASSRDIVYSITTDVDIRDAFKVKELANLWRSNKDMGPLWELFLHNGITNTRQWNSVIGPGHWFDLCLTAFMPRDGKSFTRNERIAHISCWMMRPSPIMIDCDQQLMNDEFVLSLLCNEEIIAVNQDRLGKPSASIFKNDSWDIQIKPLSDGTYALAYFNLSEKAAIAPEIEHAAKLGIHDKSPVRDLWSREDLGCFDFQIGVESHCAKVFKVWIT; this is encoded by the coding sequence GTGAACAGAACATCTGCCAAATCCGAAGCTGTGGACCATCGAACGAAACTCGCACCTGCCGCCCCGTGGGACAAAGGCCGTCCGGTGATCAATGGGCCTGATGTGTATGGCGCATCCCCCGGCAAAGAATTCCTGTATCTCATCCCCACTGTAGGAGAGCGGCCGATCTCATTCAGCGCAGAAGGTCTTCCCGCCGGACTTTCTGTTGAACAGGGAAGCGGTCAAATAAAAGGCAAGGCCGAAAAAAAAGGCGAGTACGGTGTATCACTGAAGGCCGAGAACAGGCATGGAACATGCGCGAAGAAGCTCACGCTCATCATCAACGATAACGCGCTCGCGCTGACGCCGCCCATGGGCTGGAACAGCTGGAACTGCTTCCGAAGCGATATCGACGACGGCAGGATACGTACTATTGCCGACTGCATGGTAAGCTCCGGGCTCGCGGCTCGAGGCTATTCGTATGTGAACATGGACTCAGGGTGGCAGTCAGAAAAGCGCGGGGGCATGTACAACTCGATAATGCCGAAAGACGGGTTCCCGGACATGAAGGCACTTTGCGGGCACATACACTCCCTTGGATTAAAAGCAGGCATCTACTCCGGTCCGTACACGATACCGTGGGGCACTGACGGCGCCGGATCATCATCTGGTTTATGGGATACGAATCATGCCATGTTCCAGGACAAGTTCATCGGATTGGTGAAGCATGAGGCCGAGGATGTTCGCCAATGGGCGGACTGGGGTTTTGACTACTGCAAGTACGACTGGAATATCACCGATATGTGCACCGCAGAACGCATGTCCCGTGAGCTTAAGGCATCATCGCGCGACATCGTGTACAGCATTACCACCGATGTGGACATCCGTGATGCGTTCAAAGTGAAAGAACTGGCGAATCTGTGGCGATCGAACAAGGATATGGGCCCGCTCTGGGAACTGTTCCTGCATAACGGGATCACTAATACCAGACAATGGAACTCGGTGATAGGCCCCGGCCACTGGTTCGACCTCTGCCTCACCGCGTTCATGCCGCGGGACGGGAAAAGCTTCACGAGGAATGAACGTATCGCACACATCTCCTGCTGGATGATGCGCCCGAGCCCCATCATGATCGATTGCGATCAACAGCTGATGAACGATGAATTCGTTCTGAGCCTGCTCTGCAATGAGGAGATAATAGCTGTGAATCAGGATAGACTTGGAAAGCCTTCCGCAAGCATTTTCAAGAATGATTCCTGGGATATTCAGATAAAGCCGCTTTCCGACGGCACCTATGCGCTTGCCTACTTCAATCTGAGCGAAAAGGCCGCTATCGCCCCCGAAATAGAGCATGCTGCAAAACTGGGGATACACGACAAGTCACCGGTGCGCGATCTCTGGAGCAGAGAAGACCTCGGCTGCTTTGATTTTCAAATCGGCGTCGAATCCCATTGCGCAAAGGTCTTTAAGGTATGGATTACATGA
- a CDS encoding ADP-ribosylglycohydrolase family protein has product MNTRTIPYNDYRERVFGCWLGKSIGGTLGGPWEGRTPPKELTFYDPVPTAMLENDDLDLQLVWLARIREAGLPMTGTMFARGWRENIHAWPDEYGVCIRNLDQGLMPPLTGSYDNGFTAGMGAAIRTELWACIAPGDPELASYLARQDAMCDHADEGVHAAVFLATVESLAFIEHDRDVLIDAGLAAIPNCRVARAVRAAREAWVRTKDRAGAFAELDRSHGNENFTDVAINLGIIVLGWCAGEGDFGKSILAAVNCGYDADCTCATLGAILGLIDPNGIDERWKKPIGESISVGAYIAGIRPPATLAELTDMTALLAEDVLTCYASPITLAEVPRKAAPTVRRYPDTAARALRTITIPERTSVIRDYPLHVTLTYPEGIRIAPDSPGRFSLVLRNMMDEKHTVSAILIPPQGWKLDGMTEIHVTLTPGADTRMEFTALPEEAAWRPNTSSLKIVYTLNGCPVELSAGLLMTIPFAFWTTDSVTDAEPARSANAHVMETRSHYPDMPANIGKDEFLIMQTECKMNMKMIRRFVVQAPSGTTAWINGEKVIAHDGSHHVSALHRARNTYADVNAATPVRITIAAQGGKPGTIFHAIGELGNCCHWTSLVEYRNMMRR; this is encoded by the coding sequence ATGAACACAAGAACGATACCGTACAATGACTATCGCGAGAGGGTATTCGGCTGCTGGCTTGGAAAATCCATCGGCGGAACGCTCGGGGGGCCATGGGAGGGCCGCACCCCGCCGAAAGAGCTCACGTTCTACGACCCCGTACCGACAGCGATGCTTGAGAACGATGACCTCGATCTGCAGCTTGTGTGGCTTGCCCGCATCCGTGAAGCGGGGCTCCCGATGACCGGGACCATGTTCGCCCGCGGCTGGCGTGAGAACATCCACGCGTGGCCTGATGAGTACGGCGTATGCATACGCAATCTTGATCAGGGACTTATGCCTCCGCTCACCGGTTCATACGACAATGGGTTCACTGCGGGTATGGGCGCGGCGATACGCACCGAACTCTGGGCGTGCATCGCACCGGGCGATCCGGAACTTGCATCCTATCTCGCGCGTCAGGATGCGATGTGCGATCACGCCGATGAGGGTGTGCATGCGGCTGTGTTCCTTGCAACCGTTGAAAGCCTCGCATTCATAGAGCATGACCGCGATGTACTTATCGATGCCGGGCTTGCTGCAATACCTAATTGCCGTGTCGCGAGGGCGGTGCGCGCCGCGCGTGAAGCATGGGTACGGACAAAAGACCGCGCGGGAGCGTTCGCAGAACTGGATCGCTCGCATGGGAACGAGAATTTTACCGATGTCGCCATCAACCTCGGTATTATCGTCCTCGGCTGGTGCGCAGGCGAAGGCGATTTCGGGAAGTCGATACTTGCTGCGGTCAACTGCGGTTACGATGCCGACTGCACCTGCGCAACGCTCGGCGCTATTCTCGGCCTTATCGATCCGAACGGCATTGATGAGCGCTGGAAAAAGCCCATTGGGGAATCGATATCGGTCGGCGCGTATATTGCCGGTATACGGCCGCCGGCAACGCTCGCGGAACTTACTGATATGACCGCTCTACTTGCCGAAGATGTGCTCACATGCTACGCCTCCCCGATCACCCTGGCTGAAGTGCCCCGAAAAGCAGCCCCTACCGTCCGACGTTATCCCGATACCGCAGCACGAGCATTACGTACGATCACTATCCCTGAAAGGACAAGTGTCATCCGTGACTATCCGCTCCACGTCACGCTCACCTACCCGGAGGGTATACGTATCGCACCGGACAGCCCCGGACGATTCTCCCTGGTATTGCGCAACATGATGGATGAGAAGCATACTGTCTCCGCGATCCTTATCCCGCCGCAAGGATGGAAGCTTGACGGAATGACAGAGATACATGTCACGCTTACGCCCGGCGCCGACACGAGAATGGAATTCACCGCACTTCCGGAAGAAGCCGCCTGGCGGCCGAATACGTCATCGCTCAAGATCGTATACACGCTGAACGGCTGTCCGGTTGAACTTTCCGCAGGACTGCTCATGACAATACCGTTCGCTTTCTGGACAACCGATAGCGTCACCGATGCAGAGCCCGCCCGGTCGGCGAACGCGCATGTCATGGAAACAAGATCACATTATCCTGACATGCCGGCGAATATCGGAAAAGATGAGTTCCTTATCATGCAGACAGAATGCAAGATGAACATGAAAATGATACGCCGCTTCGTCGTGCAGGCGCCATCGGGAACGACCGCATGGATAAACGGAGAAAAGGTCATCGCCCATGATGGTTCGCATCATGTGTCAGCGCTCCATCGAGCGAGGAACACATACGCCGATGTGAACGCCGCAACACCGGTACGCATCACTATTGCGGCACAAGGCGGGAAACCCGGGACGATATTCCACGCCATCGGCGAGCTCGGGAACTGCTGTCACTGGACATCGCTTGTCGAATATCGGAATATGATGCGCCGGTGA
- a CDS encoding AraC family transcriptional regulator translates to MTLAEIQRALPDAIIILADHFRFAAAEQRSSSCVSSRRLFWCRSGKGSVTVNNERFALSAGKFLCMPWDHAVVYEADRRSPFVVGSIHIIPNYPRRTQVIYNVSHEKGERDYPQRSDVALPGLTSTMSGDLALAPSLGMLSEYIVSAFRRDRGEMLMRALAPVIIHEVMASLSAQKSVPPSLAAAVSYLEKKGRVTLSELSRIAHCSSSTVIRMFREHYGTTPGHFIIERKIARAKDLLTGTGMPIESVAEAVGITDPFYFSRIFKKIVGVSPRQCRTESRFL, encoded by the coding sequence ATGACGCTTGCAGAAATACAGCGCGCGCTTCCCGACGCCATTATCATTCTGGCCGATCATTTTCGGTTCGCTGCTGCCGAGCAGAGGAGTTCGTCCTGTGTCTCGAGCAGACGCCTTTTCTGGTGCCGCTCCGGCAAGGGAAGTGTCACCGTGAATAATGAACGATTCGCCCTTTCCGCGGGGAAATTCCTCTGCATGCCGTGGGATCATGCCGTTGTATATGAAGCCGACCGCAGGTCCCCGTTCGTTGTCGGCAGTATTCATATCATACCGAATTACCCGCGCCGCACCCAGGTCATTTATAATGTATCGCATGAGAAGGGCGAACGCGATTATCCGCAACGTTCTGATGTCGCATTGCCGGGCCTTACGTCGACAATGTCCGGCGATCTTGCGCTCGCGCCGTCGCTCGGCATGCTCTCCGAATACATCGTATCCGCATTCCGACGCGATCGGGGTGAAATGCTCATGCGGGCATTGGCCCCCGTCATTATCCATGAGGTCATGGCATCGTTGTCCGCACAGAAATCCGTTCCGCCGTCGCTCGCCGCCGCGGTATCATATCTTGAAAAAAAAGGGAGGGTAACGCTCAGCGAGCTCTCCCGTATCGCGCACTGCAGCAGCTCAACGGTCATACGCATGTTCAGGGAGCATTACGGCACGACGCCGGGGCATTTTATCATCGAACGGAAGATCGCCCGGGCGAAAGACCTCCTCACCGGGACCGGCATGCCCATCGAGTCCGTTGCCGAGGCCGTCGGCATAACGGACCCGTTCTATTTTTCACGAATATTCAAGAAGATCGTCGGGGTGAGTCCGCGGCAGTGTCGGACGGAAAGCCGGTTCCTGTAG